Proteins encoded in a region of the Zea mays cultivar B73 chromosome 2, Zm-B73-REFERENCE-NAM-5.0, whole genome shotgun sequence genome:
- the LOC100274778 gene encoding uncharacterized protein LOC100274778 precursor, with the protein MAKVLQAAVALLLVEALLLLAHCDGRELKASGAAASGGGAAANGGGSSGGDEKATGLPLIPPLPPVLGPVVPLPPVVPGIPPARESDKSP; encoded by the coding sequence ATGGCCAAGGTTCTGCAGGCCGCTGTTGCTCTCCTGCTGGTGGAAGCGCTGCTGCTGCTAGCCCATTGCGACGGCAGGGAGCTGAAAGCGAGCGGCGCGGCGGCGTCGGGCGGCGGTGCCGCCGCCAACGGTGGTGGTAGTAGCGGGGGCGACGAGAAGGCCACGGGCTTGCCGCTGATCCCGCCGCTGCCGCCCGTGCTCGGCCCCGTGGTGCCGCTCCCGCCCGTCGTTCCTGGGATCCCTCCGGCTCGTGAGTCCGACAAGTCTCCGTGA